One window of the Carnobacterium maltaromaticum DSM 20342 genome contains the following:
- a CDS encoding response regulator transcription factor, with protein sequence MKILVVDDDKEIVELLSIYIKNEGYEVEKAYNGKEAMTKIVTNPDIDLMVLDVMMPKMDGIEVVKELRKESQMPVLMLSAKTTDMDKIQGLITGADDYVAKPFNPLEVMARIKSLLRRSNYQVTNDEPDILEIGPLVIQKDSHEVTTISGKSIQLTALEFGILYLLASHPNRVFSADEIFERVWQQESLVSAKTVMVHVSHLRDKIEEATGGEKVVQTVWGVGYKIEAR encoded by the coding sequence ATGAAAATTTTAGTAGTAGATGATGATAAAGAAATTGTAGAACTATTAAGTATTTATATAAAAAATGAAGGTTACGAAGTTGAGAAAGCCTATAATGGGAAAGAAGCGATGACGAAAATTGTCACAAATCCTGATATTGATTTAATGGTGTTAGATGTTATGATGCCTAAAATGGACGGAATTGAGGTTGTTAAAGAGTTGCGTAAAGAATCTCAGATGCCTGTTTTAATGTTAAGTGCTAAAACAACGGATATGGATAAGATTCAAGGGTTAATAACGGGAGCGGATGATTATGTTGCGAAGCCGTTTAATCCACTTGAAGTCATGGCCCGTATTAAATCATTGTTGCGCAGAAGCAATTATCAAGTAACGAATGATGAGCCTGATATTTTAGAGATTGGTCCATTAGTTATTCAAAAGGATTCACATGAAGTGACGACTATTTCTGGAAAATCAATCCAGTTAACAGCGTTAGAATTTGGGATTTTGTACTTGTTAGCAAGTCATCCTAATCGTGTTTTTAGTGCAGATGAGATTTTTGAACGTGTTTGGCAACAAGAAAGTTTAGTTTCAGCTAAGACTGTAATGGTTCATGTGAGTCATTTACGTGACAAAATTGAAGAAGCAACTGGTGGAGAAAAAGTGGTTCAAACCGTTTGGGGCGTTGGTTATAAAATCGAAGCGCGCTAA
- a CDS encoding helix-turn-helix domain-containing protein, producing the protein MKKLLDKPFHLILKLLEHFYKKTPQETINYYSDFLNVDRRTILKIITDLERDIADCQWENQLTLEVTETKIIATFSTNFSLENFYRYYMERSLCVELVQSIFKEAEISLDQIIENFFVSRTTFYRRITPLKEVLAEFDLELDFTKKQFLIGEEKQIRYFFSVFFWEIFRSTGEYKHPDLKDTEYLNRIKQDLNLSIPHFLYFQLYLNISLTRISQGYLVSEVIPYPIKEINYSYAQFKNLTAPYFNKLMPAQQSLEIHSLYFLCVTSTIYPKKVTNLIPIQKIPELKFAQQWILYYTNYFDTILSNEDYVYLYLNLSLIYEKNKTFHGGTSSFGVNSVTEVLREENPDVLRYSMQFFSYLSTQEEEFHIAPFQVLSFTLLIRRLLINGAPPLRLLVCSKVGQEETDWIQSLIKKISSVPVEFYSSTSPDLDLIISDFPLPPDLISVSLDKLFLWLTFPSPKEWRSLLKKLEEIYYTKLN; encoded by the coding sequence TTGAAAAAATTATTAGATAAACCCTTCCATCTAATTTTAAAATTACTTGAGCATTTTTATAAAAAAACACCTCAAGAAACAATTAATTATTACTCAGATTTTTTAAATGTCGATCGCAGAACTATTTTAAAAATTATCACAGATCTTGAACGAGATATTGCTGATTGTCAGTGGGAAAATCAGCTTACGCTAGAAGTTACAGAAACAAAAATCATTGCTACGTTTTCCACAAATTTTTCTTTAGAAAATTTTTATCGTTACTATATGGAAAGAAGTTTATGTGTTGAACTCGTACAATCCATTTTTAAAGAAGCTGAGATTTCTTTAGATCAAATTATAGAAAACTTTTTTGTCAGTAGAACAACCTTCTATCGTCGGATTACACCTTTAAAAGAAGTACTTGCTGAGTTTGATTTAGAACTAGATTTCACAAAAAAACAATTCCTTATTGGTGAAGAAAAGCAAATTCGTTATTTTTTTTCGGTTTTCTTTTGGGAAATTTTTCGTTCAACAGGGGAATACAAACATCCTGATTTGAAAGATACTGAATACCTTAACAGAATAAAACAAGATTTAAATTTATCCATTCCACATTTTCTTTATTTCCAACTCTATTTAAATATTTCTTTAACTCGAATTTCTCAAGGCTACCTAGTATCCGAAGTAATTCCTTATCCTATCAAAGAAATTAATTATTCTTATGCTCAGTTTAAAAACTTAACTGCACCTTATTTTAATAAATTAATGCCTGCCCAACAGAGTCTAGAAATTCACAGTCTTTATTTCTTATGCGTCACTTCAACAATTTATCCTAAAAAAGTAACAAACTTAATTCCTATTCAGAAAATACCTGAACTTAAATTTGCACAACAATGGATTCTTTATTATACAAATTACTTTGACACAATTTTAAGTAATGAAGATTATGTATATTTATACTTAAACTTATCCCTAATTTATGAAAAAAATAAGACTTTCCACGGCGGTACTAGCTCTTTTGGAGTTAATTCAGTTACTGAAGTTCTCAGAGAAGAAAACCCAGATGTTTTAAGATATTCAATGCAATTTTTTAGTTACCTTTCCACACAAGAAGAAGAATTCCATATCGCTCCTTTCCAAGTACTAAGCTTTACGCTGTTGATTCGTAGATTATTAATCAACGGAGCTCCGCCACTTCGTCTTTTAGTTTGTTCAAAAGTAGGGCAAGAAGAAACCGATTGGATTCAAAGTTTAATTAAAAAAATAAGTTCTGTTCCAGTTGAATTTTATTCTTCTACTTCTCCAGACTTAGATTTAATTATTTCAGACTTCCCATTACCTCCAGATTTAATTTCCGTCTCTCTTGATAAACTGTTTCTGTGGCTGACTTTTCCTAGTCCAAAGGAATGGAGATCTTTGTTGAAAAAATTGGAAGAGATTTATTATACTAAATTAAATTAA
- a CDS encoding Mur ligase family protein: protein MTKSISMKEIIQLLKQYNQFLGFMANNEMNHSKLMTSVFEQIHFDSRKVVENTLFICKGINFQSDYLIQAIHAGATGFVMEEKQRKELDMTLEIPGILVKHSQKSMALIAMHFYDYPQKKLRIIGVTGTKGKTTTSFFIKRILDQQNGNKTALFSTVFTDVGLGQTPAELTTPESLDLYRLMDQAVGKGYQDLVMEVSSQAYLMQRVYQLEYDLGIFLNISPDHIGENEHVDFADYLKHKLKIFKHSKAVVIHTDTLALSEIKKTAEESTPNVIWAGEAEGVAGTNYSLAKVEHQAESVQFQIVEKKLFEAEQRRLATRFCLNIVGAVNLENALVAIAATRYLGCSEAEIKAGLASAKVPGRMEIIPHKEAMIIVDYAHNAISLQKLLMWTKARYPDGQQIVVFGCPGNKGFSRRQDLGETAAQLADYVILTEDDPGFEDPRAICEEIGSHLNGFVSYEFILNREAAITKALKRVQAGDVLLVVGKGSDAFQLRNGVRESYVTDSQVIKDQLQFVL from the coding sequence ATGACAAAAAGTATTTCAATGAAGGAAATCATTCAGTTACTAAAACAATACAATCAATTTTTAGGATTCATGGCAAACAATGAAATGAATCATTCAAAGTTAATGACTAGTGTGTTTGAACAAATCCATTTTGATTCTAGAAAAGTTGTCGAAAATACTTTATTTATTTGTAAAGGAATCAACTTTCAATCTGACTATTTAATTCAAGCAATTCATGCCGGAGCAACTGGGTTTGTAATGGAAGAAAAACAACGAAAAGAACTTGATATGACTCTGGAAATCCCTGGAATACTTGTTAAACATAGTCAAAAATCTATGGCATTAATAGCCATGCATTTTTATGATTATCCACAAAAGAAACTAAGAATTATCGGGGTTACAGGTACAAAAGGCAAAACAACCACTTCTTTTTTTATTAAGCGTATTTTGGATCAGCAAAATGGCAATAAAACGGCCCTTTTTTCTACTGTATTTACAGATGTTGGATTAGGCCAAACACCAGCTGAATTAACCACACCAGAATCATTAGATTTATATCGATTAATGGATCAAGCCGTTGGGAAAGGTTATCAAGACTTGGTTATGGAGGTTTCGTCTCAGGCTTATTTAATGCAGAGAGTCTATCAATTAGAGTATGATTTAGGTATCTTTTTAAATATTTCACCTGATCATATTGGTGAAAATGAACATGTAGATTTTGCAGACTATTTAAAGCATAAATTAAAGATATTTAAGCACAGTAAAGCCGTTGTGATACATACCGATACGCTGGCTTTATCTGAAATTAAGAAAACTGCTGAAGAAAGTACGCCAAACGTTATTTGGGCAGGTGAAGCAGAGGGAGTAGCTGGAACAAACTATTCACTAGCCAAGGTGGAGCATCAAGCTGAATCTGTCCAATTTCAAATTGTAGAAAAGAAACTTTTTGAAGCAGAACAAAGGAGACTTGCTACACGTTTTTGCTTAAACATAGTCGGAGCTGTTAATCTAGAAAACGCTTTGGTTGCGATTGCAGCTACCCGCTATTTAGGTTGTAGTGAGGCAGAAATTAAAGCTGGCTTAGCCTCTGCAAAAGTCCCAGGTAGAATGGAAATTATCCCTCATAAAGAGGCAATGATTATTGTGGATTATGCGCATAATGCGATTAGTTTACAAAAGTTGTTAATGTGGACAAAGGCACGCTATCCTGATGGGCAACAAATTGTTGTTTTTGGTTGCCCAGGTAACAAAGGTTTTTCTAGGCGTCAAGATTTAGGTGAAACCGCAGCGCAATTAGCTGATTATGTTATTTTGACGGAGGATGACCCCGGGTTTGAGGATCCGCGAGCTATTTGTGAGGAGATTGGGTCTCATTTAAACGGATTTGTATCGTATGAATTTATCTTGAATCGGGAAGCTGCAATCACTAAGGCTTTAAAACGGGTTCAAGCGGGTGATGTTTTGTTGGTGGTTGGCAAAGGGAGCGATGCTTTTCAGTTACGAAATGGGGTTAGGGAATCTTATGTGACAGATAGCCAAGTGATTAAAGATCAATTACAGTTTGTTTTATAA
- a CDS encoding haloacid dehalogenase-like hydrolase: MNRNQKISRGVFILLGTMIVLGGCGANNNKNETKKEVPSESSVAKKEVELKVGNWEKTNYAALKTAISEHGTLSEDYQKSPKPYAVFDWDNTTIINDIGEAVLTYQLMNLRFKMNPTELETALKTNIPADDFKEEWNNKAGGAVNIEKIAADIGSSYQALYQNYEGLAGNQSLEEVKKFPEYVDFSSKLRYLYEAIGSSFSSDISYPWVTYLVSGMTSKEVQDLSQEAADYWLEQDLGEETWTSPADLKGQAGELAVTFKTGIRTVPEMQDLYQTLMANGIDVYVCSASFIDVIVPFATHAKYGYQVPKEQVYAMQLKKNAEGVIQAEMDPDYDQTQGKGKTDTIIKFIAPKHENVTPILVAGDSNGDVAMLSDFPDLQVGLIFNRVKDGGIGKLAKEATESAGNKDQRYFLQGRDENKGQLIPSSKSILLGETEEKLLNVAK; this comes from the coding sequence ATGAATAGAAATCAAAAAATAAGTAGAGGTGTATTTATTCTTTTGGGAACGATGATTGTATTAGGCGGGTGTGGAGCCAATAATAATAAAAATGAAACAAAAAAAGAAGTGCCCTCAGAAAGTTCAGTTGCAAAAAAAGAAGTCGAATTAAAAGTAGGCAATTGGGAAAAGACAAATTACGCAGCCTTAAAAACGGCCATATCAGAGCACGGTACATTGAGTGAAGATTATCAAAAAAGTCCAAAACCCTATGCTGTTTTTGACTGGGACAATACGACAATCATCAATGATATTGGAGAAGCAGTTTTAACGTATCAATTAATGAATTTGCGTTTTAAAATGAATCCGACAGAATTAGAAACAGCACTGAAAACCAATATTCCTGCAGATGATTTTAAAGAAGAATGGAACAATAAAGCTGGGGGAGCCGTTAATATTGAAAAAATTGCAGCTGACATTGGTTCGAGTTATCAAGCTTTATATCAAAATTATGAAGGTTTAGCTGGTAATCAGTCATTGGAAGAAGTTAAGAAATTCCCAGAATATGTAGATTTTAGTAGCAAATTGCGCTACTTATATGAAGCCATTGGCAGTTCCTTTAGTTCAGATATAAGTTATCCCTGGGTCACTTATTTAGTGAGTGGGATGACCTCGAAGGAAGTTCAAGATTTAAGTCAAGAGGCAGCAGATTATTGGCTGGAGCAAGATTTGGGTGAAGAAACATGGACAAGTCCTGCAGATTTAAAAGGACAAGCTGGGGAACTAGCAGTCACCTTTAAAACCGGAATTCGTACTGTCCCAGAAATGCAAGATTTATACCAAACATTGATGGCGAATGGGATTGATGTTTATGTCTGTTCAGCTTCATTTATTGATGTGATTGTTCCTTTTGCTACCCATGCTAAATATGGATACCAAGTACCTAAAGAGCAAGTCTATGCGATGCAATTAAAGAAAAATGCAGAAGGAGTCATCCAAGCTGAGATGGATCCAGACTATGATCAAACGCAGGGAAAAGGCAAAACGGATACGATTATCAAGTTCATTGCACCTAAACATGAAAATGTTACGCCTATTTTAGTTGCTGGTGATAGCAATGGCGACGTAGCGATGCTTTCAGATTTCCCAGATTTACAAGTTGGATTAATTTTTAATCGAGTGAAGGACGGTGGGATTGGAAAGCTAGCTAAAGAAGCTACCGAATCTGCGGGAAATAAAGATCAGCGTTACTTTTTACAAGGTCGAGATGAAAATAAAGGCCAGCTTATCCCAAGTTCAAAATCAATTTTATTAGGTGAAACTGAAGAAAAATTACTGAATGTTGCAAAATAA